A stretch of Saccharothrix texasensis DNA encodes these proteins:
- the sbnA gene encoding 2,3-diaminopropionate biosynthesis protein SbnA, with translation MPVISTPQEFNVDDLYVDLRRLSGHPLYLKCEGFNFAGSIKLKAANEMVSAAVRAGTLREGATLVESSSGNLGVALALVAASRGYRFLCVTDARCNLATRQLMEALGARVHVITEPDPQDGYLGARIRYVKQVCEDEGYVWLNQYANPANWMAHYQSTGPEILKSFPEVDVVFIGAGSTGTLMGCARYFKETKPSVRVVAVDSVGSVTFGTPAQPRLLPGLGTSVRPPLLDESFVDEVLHVAERDTVRACRTLLRHGFLFGGSTGTVLSGAADWLTRNRPDGDVTAVAIAPDLGDRYLDTVYRDQWISDSYDAELLAEDAMLARRLP, from the coding sequence ATGCCAGTGATATCGACGCCCCAGGAGTTCAACGTGGACGACCTCTACGTGGACCTCCGGCGGCTCTCGGGCCACCCGCTGTACCTCAAGTGCGAAGGGTTCAACTTCGCCGGGTCCATCAAGCTCAAGGCCGCCAACGAGATGGTGTCCGCCGCCGTGCGCGCGGGCACCCTGCGCGAGGGCGCCACGCTGGTGGAGAGTTCGTCGGGCAACCTCGGGGTGGCGCTGGCGCTGGTGGCGGCGAGCCGCGGCTACCGGTTCCTGTGCGTCACCGACGCGCGCTGCAACCTCGCCACCAGACAGCTGATGGAGGCGTTGGGCGCGCGGGTGCACGTCATCACCGAGCCCGACCCCCAGGACGGCTACCTCGGCGCCCGCATCCGCTACGTCAAGCAGGTGTGCGAGGACGAGGGGTACGTGTGGCTCAACCAGTACGCCAACCCGGCGAACTGGATGGCGCACTACCAGAGCACCGGCCCGGAGATCCTCAAGAGCTTCCCCGAGGTCGACGTGGTGTTCATCGGCGCGGGCAGCACCGGCACCCTCATGGGCTGCGCGCGGTACTTCAAGGAGACCAAGCCGTCGGTGCGGGTCGTCGCGGTGGACTCGGTCGGCTCGGTCACCTTCGGCACGCCCGCGCAGCCGCGGCTGCTGCCGGGTCTGGGCACCAGCGTCCGCCCGCCGCTGCTGGACGAGTCCTTCGTGGACGAGGTGCTGCACGTGGCGGAGCGGGACACGGTGCGCGCCTGCCGGACGTTGCTGCGGCACGGGTTCCTGTTCGGCGGCTCGACCGGCACGGTGCTGTCCGGCGCGGCCGACTGGCTCACCCGCAACCGGCCCGACGGCGACGTGACCGCGGTGGCGATCGCGCCGGACCTCGGCGACCGCTACCTGGACACCGTCTACCGGGACCAGTGGATCAGCGACAGCTACGACGCGGAACTGCTCGCCGAGGACGCGATGCTTGCGAGGAGACTGCCATGA
- the sbnB gene encoding 2,3-diaminopropionate biosynthesis protein SbnB, producing the protein MAPAFAVISGAQVNEVLRGREKHVLELIEAAYRWHGEGATINPPSYFLRFPEDPSSRIIALPASIGGDIGVHGVKWISSFPANVAASLPRASAVLILNDRETGYPIACLESSIVSAVRTAASAALAADWLSRGRGPGRPARVGFVGTGLIARYIHTYLTATGWSFDEVGVHDLSADSATGFREYALDAGDGAVRVHDSAESLIRSSDLVVFATVAGTPHVTDPTWFDHNPLVLHVSLRDLSPEVILASANVVDDVEHCLKANTSPHLAEQLTGNRAFLSGTLHDVMTGAVTPPADRPLVFSPFGLGVLDLAVGKHVYDEVSRAGELAVVPDFFHDLDRYGKR; encoded by the coding sequence GTGGCACCTGCCTTCGCGGTGATTTCCGGCGCTCAGGTGAACGAGGTATTGCGAGGGCGCGAGAAGCACGTTCTCGAACTCATCGAGGCCGCCTACCGGTGGCACGGTGAAGGTGCCACGATCAATCCTCCGTCTTATTTCCTGCGGTTCCCCGAAGACCCTTCGTCGCGGATCATCGCGCTGCCCGCGTCCATCGGCGGCGACATCGGCGTGCACGGGGTGAAGTGGATCTCCAGCTTCCCCGCGAACGTCGCCGCCAGCCTGCCGCGCGCGTCCGCGGTGCTGATCCTCAACGACCGCGAGACCGGCTACCCGATCGCCTGCCTGGAGAGCTCCATCGTCAGCGCGGTGCGCACCGCCGCGTCCGCCGCGCTGGCCGCCGACTGGCTCAGCCGAGGCCGCGGCCCCGGCCGCCCCGCCCGGGTCGGGTTCGTCGGCACCGGCCTGATCGCCCGCTACATCCACACCTACCTGACCGCGACCGGGTGGAGCTTCGACGAGGTCGGCGTGCACGACCTGAGCGCCGACTCCGCGACCGGCTTCCGCGAGTACGCCCTGGACGCGGGCGACGGCGCGGTGCGGGTCCACGACAGCGCGGAGAGCCTGATCCGGTCGAGCGACCTGGTCGTGTTCGCCACCGTCGCGGGCACGCCGCACGTCACCGACCCGACGTGGTTCGACCACAACCCGCTGGTGCTGCACGTGTCGCTGCGCGACCTGTCGCCCGAGGTGATCCTCGCGTCCGCCAACGTGGTGGACGACGTGGAGCACTGCCTGAAGGCGAACACCTCGCCGCACCTGGCCGAGCAGCTCACCGGCAACCGGGCGTTCCTGTCCGGCACGTTGCACGACGTCATGACCGGCGCGGTGACGCCACCGGCGGACCGGCCGCTGGTGTTCTCCCCGTTCGGCCTCGGCGTGCTGGACCTGGCGGTCGGCAAGCACGTCTACGACGAGGTGTCGCGGGCGGGCGAGCTGGCCGTGGTCCCGGACTTCTTCCACGACCTCGACCGCTACGGCAAGCGCTGA
- a CDS encoding tryptophan halogenase family protein translates to MEDRRIKKVVVLGGGTAGWMAAAYLGKALGPGVTITVLEAPSIPKIGVGEATVPNLHKTFFEFLGIAEEDWMRECNASYKMGIKFTNWRTPGRGEANPRPYGDGTDHYYHLFGLLPNHENHPLSHYWAHKKLGGQTDEPFDYACYREPPIMDAKLSPRFMDGTKWTNYAWHFDTNLISPFLRKWATTNQGAIHIQDLMTEAVIDQRGNISALKTEGGLTIEGDLFIDCSGFRGLLINQAMKEPFLDMSDHLLNDSAVATQVPHDDAANGVEPYTSSIAMSSGWAWKIPMLGRFGTGYVFSSRFQSRDDATLEFCTMWGLDPETANLNQIKFRVGRNRRAWVKNVVSIGLASCFLEPLESTGIYFVYAALYQLAKYFPDKNFDSVLQDRFNAEIETMFDDSRDFVQGHFSFAPRNDTAFWQACKELRLADDFQEKVRMYKAGLAVNMPITDESTYYANFDAEFRNFWNNSNYYCIFAGLDYLPDHSLPALAARQDVLDSAEPVFAQIKQTQKELLTTLPSTYEYLKQLHGK, encoded by the coding sequence ATGGAAGATCGTAGGATCAAGAAGGTCGTGGTGCTCGGTGGCGGCACCGCGGGCTGGATGGCCGCGGCGTACCTCGGCAAGGCGCTCGGCCCCGGTGTGACCATCACCGTGCTGGAGGCGCCCTCGATCCCCAAGATCGGTGTGGGCGAGGCGACCGTGCCCAACCTGCACAAGACGTTCTTCGAGTTCCTCGGCATCGCCGAAGAGGACTGGATGCGCGAGTGCAACGCCAGCTACAAGATGGGCATCAAGTTCACCAACTGGCGCACCCCGGGCCGCGGCGAGGCGAACCCCCGGCCGTACGGGGACGGGACCGACCACTACTACCACCTGTTCGGCCTGCTGCCCAACCACGAGAACCACCCGCTGTCGCACTACTGGGCGCACAAGAAGCTCGGCGGCCAGACCGACGAGCCGTTCGACTACGCCTGCTACCGCGAGCCCCCGATCATGGACGCGAAGCTGTCGCCGCGGTTCATGGACGGCACGAAGTGGACCAACTACGCGTGGCACTTCGACACCAACCTGATCTCGCCGTTCCTGCGCAAGTGGGCCACCACCAACCAGGGCGCGATCCACATCCAGGACCTGATGACCGAAGCGGTCATCGACCAGCGCGGCAACATCTCGGCGCTCAAGACCGAGGGCGGGCTCACCATCGAGGGTGACCTGTTCATCGACTGCTCCGGCTTCCGCGGCCTGCTCATCAACCAGGCCATGAAGGAGCCGTTCCTGGACATGAGCGACCACCTGCTCAACGACAGCGCGGTCGCGACGCAGGTGCCGCACGACGACGCGGCCAACGGCGTCGAGCCGTACACGTCCTCGATCGCCATGTCGAGCGGGTGGGCGTGGAAGATCCCGATGCTGGGCCGGTTCGGCACGGGCTACGTCTTCTCCAGCCGCTTCCAGTCGCGCGACGACGCGACCCTGGAGTTCTGCACCATGTGGGGCCTCGATCCCGAGACGGCGAACCTGAACCAGATCAAGTTCCGGGTCGGCCGCAACCGCCGCGCGTGGGTGAAGAACGTCGTCTCGATCGGCCTCGCCTCCTGCTTCCTGGAGCCGCTGGAGTCGACCGGCATCTACTTCGTCTACGCGGCGCTGTACCAGCTGGCGAAGTACTTCCCGGACAAGAACTTCGACTCGGTCCTGCAAGACCGCTTCAACGCGGAGATCGAGACGATGTTCGACGACTCCCGGGACTTCGTGCAGGGCCACTTCAGCTTCGCGCCGCGCAACGACACCGCGTTCTGGCAGGCCTGCAAGGAGCTGCGGCTGGCGGACGACTTCCAGGAGAAGGTCCGCATGTACAAGGCGGGCCTGGCGGTGAACATGCCGATCACCGACGAGTCGACCTACTACGCGAACTTCGACGCGGAGTTCCGCAACTTCTGGAACAACTCCAACTACTACTGCATCTTCGCCGGGCTCGACTACCTGCCCGACCACTCGCTGCCCGCGCTGGCCGCCCGGCAGGACGTGCTGGACTCGGCCGAGCCGGTGTTCGCGCAGATCAAGCAGACGCAGAAGGAACTGCTGACCACGCTGCCCAGCACCTACGAGTACCTCAAGCAGCTGCACGGCAAGTAG
- a CDS encoding acyl-CoA dehydrogenase family protein: MSALDARLVALRDQVREWGADFRRLGLAVDRDPELIRDHFDLPAVRYLSTMGIPPEYGNVPIPIAGNRFYGTLALERAIIMEELACADVGMLVASPGPLLAGVLVDLLADDGQKEWFYGRMLAEPLWTFFALTEPDRGSDAGGLTTTLTPVDGGAVLAGEKRYVGNACRAQLGVVFARVGSGPLGINAVLVETPAPGFSATALETIGLRGARISAITLDDVHVPASRFVGRHLSPSRRGMWAFVQTFNLLRPGVAAIALGIARAAHEYVAENRSTLRRDERDRLDELGRRITAARALVHLAARAVDARTSDGYLASAAKARASQLALDATRAACEFFGVGARFDHPQLDKLVRDARGLEFIEGTSNMQKLNLFQGLFTGKLDRDDPFRVGVGSPR; encoded by the coding sequence GTGAGCGCGTTGGACGCGCGGCTCGTCGCGTTGCGCGACCAGGTGCGCGAGTGGGGGGCGGACTTCCGCCGGTTGGGGCTCGCGGTGGACCGCGACCCGGAGCTCATCCGCGACCACTTCGACCTCCCCGCGGTCCGGTACCTGTCGACCATGGGCATCCCGCCGGAGTACGGCAACGTCCCCATCCCCATCGCGGGCAACCGGTTCTACGGCACGCTGGCCCTCGAACGGGCGATCATCATGGAGGAGCTGGCCTGCGCCGACGTCGGCATGCTGGTCGCCTCGCCCGGCCCGCTGCTGGCCGGCGTGCTGGTCGACCTGCTCGCCGACGACGGGCAGAAGGAGTGGTTCTACGGCCGGATGCTCGCCGAGCCGCTGTGGACGTTCTTCGCGCTCACCGAACCCGACCGCGGGTCCGACGCGGGCGGGCTGACCACGACGTTGACCCCGGTCGACGGCGGCGCGGTGCTCGCCGGCGAGAAGCGGTACGTCGGCAACGCCTGCCGGGCGCAGCTCGGGGTGGTGTTCGCGCGCGTCGGCTCCGGCCCGCTCGGCATCAACGCGGTCCTGGTGGAGACCCCGGCGCCGGGGTTCTCGGCGACCGCGCTGGAGACCATCGGCCTGCGCGGCGCGCGGATCAGCGCGATCACGCTGGACGACGTGCACGTGCCGGCGTCCCGCTTCGTCGGACGGCACCTCTCGCCGTCGCGGCGCGGCATGTGGGCGTTCGTGCAGACGTTCAACCTGCTCCGGCCGGGCGTGGCGGCGATCGCGCTCGGCATCGCGCGGGCGGCGCACGAGTACGTCGCGGAGAACCGCTCGACGTTGCGCCGCGACGAGCGCGACCGGCTCGACGAGCTGGGCCGCCGGATCACGGCGGCACGCGCGCTCGTGCACCTGGCCGCCCGCGCGGTCGACGCCCGGACCTCGGACGGCTACCTGGCGTCGGCCGCCAAGGCCCGCGCGTCGCAGCTGGCGCTCGACGCCACCCGCGCGGCCTGCGAGTTCTTCGGCGTCGGCGCCCGCTTCGACCACCCGCAGCTGGACAAGCTGGTCCGCGACGCGCGCGGCCTGGAGTTCATCGAGGGCACGTCGAACATGCAGAAGCTGAACCTGTTCCAGGGCCTGTTCACCGGGAAGCTGGACCGGGACGACCCGTTCCGGGTGGGCGTCGGCTCACCGCGCTGA
- a CDS encoding DUF2786 domain-containing protein, giving the protein MTTSVRLGAAVLSRCHSAAREEGLAPALTVLGSLVAPGLLPCGPGGHAVVPQEVAASADRVWVDGVVVDRPGLDESTVDTIDLPGGAVVLLRVLGTRSGEDGPRMYGNGVPVPRLRAADPETDPATSDQRAAWALGLVWLRLGLSEALRETCMRYLNGRRTGSTTLLQQQMVKSTVADGLIEHLEVRAVLTGVDAGELPGVILAHLHARITAADRWLVNLLGASGYLVGGPGQVAHLSELLAEAYVPGPPPDPAAGPTAGPAADPTSGPAADSASGTPGTHVGVES; this is encoded by the coding sequence GTGACGACGTCGGTGCGGTTGGGCGCGGCCGTGCTGTCGAGGTGCCACTCGGCGGCGCGGGAGGAAGGGCTGGCGCCCGCGTTGACGGTGCTGGGTTCGCTCGTGGCGCCGGGGCTGCTGCCGTGCGGGCCGGGTGGGCACGCGGTCGTGCCGCAGGAGGTCGCGGCGTCGGCGGACCGGGTGTGGGTGGACGGTGTCGTGGTGGACCGGCCTGGACTGGACGAGTCCACTGTGGATACGATCGACCTGCCCGGCGGGGCGGTCGTGCTGCTGCGGGTGCTGGGTACACGATCGGGTGAAGATGGTCCGAGAATGTACGGAAACGGTGTTCCCGTACCTCGGTTGAGAGCAGCGGACCCCGAGACCGACCCCGCCACGTCCGACCAGCGCGCCGCCTGGGCCCTGGGCCTGGTGTGGCTGCGGCTGGGGCTGTCGGAGGCGCTGCGCGAGACGTGCATGCGCTACCTGAACGGGAGGCGGACCGGCAGCACCACCCTGCTGCAGCAGCAGATGGTGAAGTCGACCGTGGCCGACGGGCTGATCGAGCACCTGGAGGTGCGGGCGGTCCTGACGGGCGTGGACGCGGGCGAGCTGCCCGGCGTGATCCTGGCCCACCTGCACGCGAGGATCACCGCGGCCGACCGGTGGCTGGTGAACCTGCTCGGCGCGAGCGGGTACCTGGTCGGCGGCCCGGGGCAGGTGGCGCACCTGTCGGAGCTGCTGGCGGAGGCCTACGTGCCCGGCCCGCCCCCGGACCCCGCCGCGGGCCCCACCGCGGGTCCCGCCGCGGACCCGACCTCGGGCCCCGCCGCGGATTCCGCGTCGGGCACGCCCGGGACGCACGTGGGCGTCGAGTCGTGA
- a CDS encoding acyl carrier protein gives MSESTTVAPRERIVGAITAVLAQVLDYDLPELTEQSRLFDELGLDSTGVFELLMQLEEALEVEFDTDNLEMAHFETVRSLADFVAAEMDR, from the coding sequence ATGAGCGAATCCACCACCGTCGCCCCCCGCGAGCGGATCGTCGGCGCCATCACCGCCGTGCTGGCCCAGGTGCTGGACTACGACCTGCCGGAGCTGACCGAGCAGTCCCGGCTGTTCGACGAGCTCGGCCTCGACTCGACCGGCGTCTTCGAGCTGCTGATGCAGCTGGAGGAGGCGCTGGAGGTCGAGTTCGACACCGACAACCTGGAGATGGCGCACTTCGAGACGGTCCGCTCGCTGGCCGACTTCGTCGCCGCGGAAATGGACCGCTAG
- a CDS encoding type III PLP-dependent enzyme, producing the protein MSAEFEVQGIGITEIAERYGTPLYLYDGDELESRVDGLKELLHPRLEFFFSLKSNPNIGVLSVLHARGARAEVSSMAELVTARRAGVDPADIIFLGPGKSADELAACLDEGVYAIVCESFGELALIDEFAALRGMRAPVALRVNPSFSVKGSGLTMGGKPRQFGIDESQLFASDDLVARHPNVRFMGVQVYMGTRILSEEAVAENTERIFELADRLAGHLGIPLELVDIGGGLGVAYFDGERDLDLALLAARVNPVIDGFADRHPGTRLVMELGRYLTATSGTYVVRVRYVKESMGERFAVADGGTNHHMAAVGVGSFVKRNFPMRVLNRVDEPATESWHVTGPLCTPNDTLGKKVQLPPVRPGDLVGVLRSGAYGPTASPVLFLSHGYPAEVLVHDGRAHLVRTRDDTEDLLRHQHLPDRAAATALTEGTAS; encoded by the coding sequence GTGAGCGCCGAGTTCGAGGTCCAGGGCATCGGGATCACCGAGATCGCCGAGCGGTACGGCACACCGCTGTACCTGTACGACGGCGACGAGCTGGAGTCGCGGGTGGACGGGCTCAAGGAGCTGCTGCACCCGCGGCTGGAGTTCTTCTTCTCCCTCAAGTCGAACCCCAACATCGGCGTGCTGTCCGTCCTGCACGCCCGGGGCGCGCGGGCCGAGGTGTCGTCGATGGCCGAGCTGGTCACCGCGCGCCGCGCCGGCGTCGACCCCGCCGACATCATCTTCCTCGGGCCGGGCAAGAGCGCCGACGAGCTGGCCGCCTGCCTGGACGAGGGCGTCTACGCGATCGTGTGCGAGTCGTTCGGCGAGCTGGCGCTGATCGACGAGTTCGCCGCGCTGCGCGGGATGCGCGCGCCGGTCGCGCTGCGGGTCAACCCCAGCTTCTCGGTCAAGGGCTCCGGCCTGACCATGGGCGGCAAGCCGCGCCAGTTCGGCATCGACGAGTCGCAGCTGTTCGCGTCCGACGACCTCGTGGCACGGCACCCGAACGTGCGGTTCATGGGCGTGCAGGTCTACATGGGCACCCGGATCCTGTCCGAGGAGGCCGTCGCCGAGAACACCGAGCGGATCTTCGAGCTGGCCGACCGGCTGGCCGGGCACCTCGGCATCCCGCTGGAGCTGGTCGACATCGGCGGCGGCCTCGGCGTGGCCTACTTCGACGGCGAGCGCGACCTCGACCTCGCGCTGCTCGCCGCGCGCGTCAACCCGGTCATCGACGGGTTCGCCGACCGGCACCCCGGCACCCGGCTGGTGATGGAGCTCGGCCGCTACCTCACCGCCACGTCCGGCACGTACGTGGTGCGCGTGCGGTACGTCAAGGAGTCCATGGGGGAGCGGTTCGCGGTCGCCGACGGCGGCACGAACCACCACATGGCGGCGGTGGGCGTCGGGTCGTTCGTCAAGCGCAACTTCCCCATGCGGGTGCTCAACCGGGTCGACGAGCCCGCCACCGAGAGCTGGCACGTCACCGGACCGCTGTGCACGCCCAACGACACCCTCGGCAAGAAGGTCCAGCTGCCGCCAGTCCGGCCCGGCGACCTCGTCGGCGTGCTGCGCTCCGGCGCCTACGGCCCGACCGCCTCGCCCGTGCTGTTCCTCAGCCACGGCTACCCGGCGGAAGTGCTCGTCCACGACGGGCGCGCGCACCTGGTGCGCACCCGCGACGACACCGAGGACCTGCTGCGCCACCAACACCTCCCCGACCGCGCCGCCGCCACGGCTCTCACCGAAGGAACCGCATCATGA
- a CDS encoding ATP-grasp domain-containing protein → MDEPDFTRRLKTALLGTPDASLAFLGNFEVEQRWALGEHTLPRLSAESGAAVVNHMDEFALLLAGGDDHVVLKATPDPDYLAYLAGLGIDLPTVHVVADSDPRRTVTADALADPATVETVAGLARQGVRLTAHGVSDLEERLAERTGMALAAPDATTCKAVNSKVYSRRAADELGLRQPAGWACESVDELREAFERARALVADGRKVVVKEALGVSGKGIAVLESDRRMDRLLGMVAKQVEKSGRPRLAFVVEEWVAKRADLNYQFTVARDGDVRFDFVKELHTEGGVHKGHRMPARLSGAQVGELAETSLRLGKKLAADGYFGVVGVDAMVDPDDGLYPVVEINARNNMSTYQARVQERFVGPGQVALARHYPVRLHRRLPFAEVRDLLRGLLLDGAGGTGLLVNNFATVNAGHRADAAFDGRLYGLLVASSDDELRRVDDDITARLETRP, encoded by the coding sequence ATGGACGAACCGGACTTCACCCGCAGGCTCAAGACGGCGCTGCTCGGCACGCCGGACGCCTCGCTCGCGTTCCTCGGCAACTTCGAGGTCGAACAGCGGTGGGCGCTCGGCGAGCACACGCTGCCCCGGCTGTCGGCCGAGAGCGGCGCGGCCGTGGTCAACCACATGGACGAGTTCGCGCTGCTGCTGGCCGGCGGCGACGACCACGTCGTGCTCAAGGCCACCCCCGACCCCGACTACCTGGCCTACCTCGCCGGGCTGGGCATCGACCTGCCGACCGTGCACGTGGTGGCGGACTCCGACCCGCGCCGCACGGTCACCGCCGACGCCCTCGCCGACCCCGCGACGGTCGAGACGGTGGCGGGACTGGCCCGGCAGGGCGTCCGGCTGACCGCGCACGGCGTGTCCGACCTGGAAGAACGTCTCGCCGAACGCACCGGCATGGCCCTGGCCGCGCCGGACGCCACGACGTGCAAAGCGGTCAACAGCAAGGTCTACAGCCGACGCGCGGCCGACGAGCTGGGGTTGCGGCAGCCCGCCGGGTGGGCCTGCGAGAGCGTGGACGAGCTGCGCGAGGCGTTCGAGCGGGCACGCGCGCTGGTCGCGGACGGCCGCAAGGTCGTGGTGAAGGAGGCGCTGGGCGTCTCCGGCAAGGGCATCGCGGTGCTGGAGAGCGACCGCCGGATGGACCGCCTGCTCGGCATGGTCGCCAAGCAGGTCGAGAAGTCCGGCCGGCCGCGGCTCGCGTTCGTGGTGGAGGAGTGGGTCGCCAAGCGCGCCGACCTCAACTACCAGTTCACCGTGGCCCGCGACGGCGACGTGCGGTTCGACTTCGTCAAGGAGCTGCACACCGAAGGTGGCGTCCACAAAGGACACCGGATGCCCGCCAGGCTGTCCGGCGCCCAGGTCGGCGAACTCGCCGAGACCTCGCTCCGGCTGGGCAAGAAGCTCGCCGCGGACGGCTACTTCGGCGTGGTCGGCGTGGACGCCATGGTCGACCCCGACGACGGCCTCTACCCGGTCGTGGAGATCAACGCGCGCAACAACATGTCCACCTACCAGGCACGCGTGCAGGAGCGGTTCGTCGGACCCGGGCAGGTCGCCCTGGCCCGGCACTACCCCGTGCGGCTGCACCGCAGGCTGCCGTTCGCCGAGGTGCGCGACCTGCTGCGCGGCCTGCTGCTCGACGGGGCCGGCGGCACCGGCCTGCTGGTCAACAACTTCGCCACGGTCAACGCGGGCCACCGCGCCGACGCGGCGTTCGACGGACGGCTCTACGGCCTGCTCGTCGCGTCGTCGGACGACGAGCTGCGCCGCGTGGACGACGACATCACCGCCCGATTGGAGACGCGACCGTGA
- a CDS encoding 3-oxoacyl-[acyl-carrier-protein] synthase III C-terminal domain-containing protein produces the protein MTALVAVSSHLPETVAVADLQESLGLDEQQVRRFTRLYGLDRICKSDLSEAQLLIAAAEKLDGLRGQEDRVRYLIRAKGMRTTAPYPISPVHEVREALNLRHATTLSVADHGCATGLLAMDVAGTLLAADGDPDALALILAGDKTFTPFTQWVRDTSIMGEGMAAILVAADGDRDHVRGYASRIHGRDDGVIDLTPEIAKDARRIYQDALAEVVGAATGEAGIGVADIDLVLPHNVNRVSWTVAAKNLGLPNDRFFLDNLGATGHCFCADPFINYQTVTELGLLKPGDKYLMTAAGLGQTFAAMVLEH, from the coding sequence ATGACGGCGTTGGTGGCGGTCTCGAGTCACCTGCCGGAGACGGTGGCCGTCGCGGACCTGCAGGAGTCGCTCGGGCTCGACGAGCAGCAGGTGCGCCGGTTCACCCGGCTCTACGGCCTCGACCGGATCTGCAAGTCCGACCTGTCCGAGGCGCAGCTGCTGATCGCGGCCGCGGAGAAGCTCGACGGGCTGCGCGGCCAGGAGGACCGGGTCCGCTACCTCATCCGCGCCAAGGGCATGCGCACCACCGCGCCCTACCCGATCAGCCCGGTGCACGAGGTCCGCGAGGCGTTGAACCTGCGGCACGCGACGACCCTCTCCGTCGCCGACCACGGCTGCGCCACCGGCCTGCTCGCCATGGACGTGGCCGGCACGCTGCTCGCCGCCGACGGCGACCCCGACGCGCTGGCGCTGATCCTGGCCGGCGACAAGACGTTCACGCCGTTCACCCAGTGGGTCCGCGACACGTCGATCATGGGCGAGGGCATGGCCGCGATCCTGGTGGCCGCCGACGGCGACCGCGACCACGTGCGCGGCTACGCCAGCCGCATCCACGGCCGCGACGACGGCGTGATCGACCTGACCCCCGAGATCGCCAAGGACGCCCGCCGCATCTACCAGGACGCGCTGGCCGAGGTCGTCGGCGCGGCCACCGGCGAGGCGGGCATCGGCGTCGCCGACATCGACCTCGTGCTGCCCCACAACGTCAACCGCGTGTCGTGGACGGTCGCGGCGAAGAACCTCGGCCTGCCCAACGACCGGTTCTTCCTGGACAACCTCGGCGCCACCGGCCACTGCTTCTGCGCCGACCCGTTCATCAACTACCAGACGGTGACCGAGCTCGGCCTGCTCAAGCCCGGCGACAAGTACCTGATGACGGCCGCCGGCCTCGGTCAGACGTTCGCCGCGATGGTCCTGGAGCACTGA
- a CDS encoding LysR family transcriptional regulator encodes MHLEIRHARVVTTLAEAGSISKAAAKLSLPQPSLTAQLRRIEKAVGGDLFVRSAFGITPTPLGERLIPMLADLATRADAVVAEASSLSSGILRIGNAEWTPVTLRRALQSSLPSVEVQTVTLDPALGVDAVSRGELTAALVPSPEAVDGVRDLDPTLAKEIIVREPIWLALPRDHALARRTTVSRRHMLSLSWVHHVPGHWFHVVEEHLFRRLDHPTPEVMHYAGGHAEAMSWVRDAGAAALATPTGSTADVSLVAMTEPLRSRLLLVWRPGSIHPNTLRQLIDALRRYYCEYARSIPRYWNWMTERPTDFPELAAFLPRPTRWWPRDSAGDQQPDQASRTAAT; translated from the coding sequence ATGCACCTGGAGATACGTCATGCCAGGGTGGTCACCACCCTTGCCGAGGCCGGCAGCATCTCGAAGGCCGCGGCGAAGCTGTCCCTGCCCCAACCGAGCCTCACCGCCCAATTGAGACGGATCGAGAAGGCGGTCGGCGGCGACCTGTTCGTGCGGTCGGCCTTCGGGATCACTCCCACACCCCTGGGAGAGCGATTGATCCCGATGCTGGCGGACCTGGCCACCCGGGCCGACGCGGTGGTGGCGGAGGCGTCCTCGCTGTCCTCCGGAATTCTCCGCATCGGCAACGCCGAATGGACACCGGTGACGCTGCGGCGCGCGCTGCAGTCGTCACTGCCCTCGGTCGAGGTGCAGACGGTGACGCTGGACCCGGCGCTCGGCGTGGACGCGGTCAGCCGCGGCGAGCTCACCGCGGCGCTCGTGCCCAGCCCGGAGGCGGTGGACGGGGTGCGGGACCTCGATCCCACACTGGCCAAGGAGATCATCGTGCGCGAGCCGATCTGGCTCGCGCTGCCGCGCGACCACGCGCTCGCGCGCAGGACTACGGTGAGCCGAAGGCACATGCTGTCGCTGAGCTGGGTGCACCACGTGCCCGGCCACTGGTTCCACGTCGTCGAGGAGCACCTCTTCCGCAGGCTCGACCACCCCACGCCGGAGGTCATGCACTACGCGGGCGGGCACGCCGAGGCGATGAGCTGGGTGCGGGACGCGGGCGCGGCGGCGTTGGCCACGCCGACCGGGTCCACGGCGGACGTGAGCCTGGTGGCGATGACCGAGCCGTTGCGCAGCAGGCTGCTGCTCGTGTGGCGGCCCGGCTCGATCCACCCGAACACGCTCCGGCAGCTGATCGACGCGCTGCGCCGGTACTACTGCGAGTACGCCCGGTCGATCCCGCGCTACTGGAACTGGATGACCGAGCGGCCGACCGACTTCCCGGAGCTGGCCGCGTTCCTGCCGCGGCCGACCCGGTGGTGGCCGCGCGACTCGGCCGGTGACCAGCAGCCGGACCAGGCCTCCCGCACGGCCGCCACCTGA